Within Nocardia terpenica, the genomic segment TTCGGGCGTGAGTGGTAGTGCCGATGTGTTGGTCGATGGGTATGAGCGGGTTCGGGAGGTGGTGCACGAGGCTGTCGACGGGCTCGATGAGCAGGGGCTGGCGTTTCGGGTGGACCCGGGGGCCAACTCCATTGCCTGGCTGGTGTGGCATTTGACGCGGGTGCAGGATGACCATATTGCCGAGGTGGCGGGGCTGGAGCAGGTGTGGACGGCGCGCGGGTGGTATGAGCGGTTCGCGCTGCCGATCGACCGGCGGGCGACCGGATACGGGGACAGCGCCGACGCGGTGGGCCTCGTGCGGGCGTCCGCCGAACTGCTGACCGGCTATTACGACGCGGTGCACGAGCAGACGCTGCGGTACGTGCGGGACCTGCGCGACGAGGATCTGTCGCGCGTCGTCGACCGGCGTTATCGGCCGCCGGTCACGCTGGGTGTGCGGCTGGTGAGTGTCATCTCCGACGATCTCCAGCATGCCGGGCAGGCCGCGTATCTGCGCGGTGTCATTCTGCGGACGCAGTAGGGGCAGACGTGACGACGACCGAAGCGGATCGGCTGGTCGTCGCCGCGGCCACGGTCGAGGAATGGTCCTCGACCGTCACGGGCTGGGCGGCCGACGAGGGCTGGAATCCGGGCCATCATGAT encodes:
- a CDS encoding mycothiol transferase, giving the protein MSGSADVLVDGYERVREVVHEAVDGLDEQGLAFRVDPGANSIAWLVWHLTRVQDDHIAEVAGLEQVWTARGWYERFALPIDRRATGYGDSADAVGLVRASAELLTGYYDAVHEQTLRYVRDLRDEDLSRVVDRRYRPPVTLGVRLVSVISDDLQHAGQAAYLRGVILRTQ